A DNA window from Onthophagus taurus isolate NC chromosome 1, IU_Otau_3.0, whole genome shotgun sequence contains the following coding sequences:
- the LOC111425803 gene encoding retinol dehydrogenase 12-like gives MVVCTLGTIILIFLLTLGFFKVISKLTMGWCKSNTCLVGKTVIITGGNSGIGFQTAMALAGRGAKVIIGDVVNSDDSVKQIISETNNPNVRGKHLDLASLDSVRKFCKEIYEEEDRLDILINNAGVGGAPLGHTSDGIQIHMQINYFGHFLLTHLLIGLLKRNKSRIIFVSSIAAFKHNLSLETLNNPTVFKQDLKTHFTIYGNSKLCELIASNIFAEKLKNTTITSNALYPGTVNTPIIHNTGGVDAFKYSKMFAKFCLFVGGKTPYEGAQTQINCALSRDLDGVSGKYFVDCKPFYQPRLARDKEFCKQLWDESERLVKLKPEEKIENVLRG, from the exons atggttgTTTGTACATTAggaacaattattttaatattcctgTTAACATTGGGGTTCTTTAAAGTTATTTCCAAGCTTACCATGGGTTGGTGTAAAAGTAATACTTGTTTAGTAGGAAAAACCGTTATTATTACAGGTGGAAATTCAG ggATAGGTTTTCAAACAGCAATGGCTTTAGCCGGACGTGGTGCTAAAGTTATAATTGGAGATGTTGTTAATTCCGATGATTCAGtgaaacaaataatttcaGAAACAAACAATCCTAATGTGCGAGGAAAACATTTAGATTTAGCTTCTTTAGATTCAGTCAGAAAGTTTTGTAAAGAAATTTACGAGGAAGAGGATCGattagatattttaattaataatgcgGGAGTGGGTGGTGCTCCTTTAGGACACACTAGTGATGGAATTCAAATTCATAtgcaaattaattattttgggCATTTCTTATTGACTCATTTATTAAttg GGTTACTTAAACGTAACAAAAGCAGAATCATATTTGTTAGCTCGATAGCAGCATTTAAACACAACTTAAGTTTAGAAACCCTCAACAACCCAACAGTTTTTAAACAAGACCTCAAAACACATTTCACAATTTACGGAAACAGCAAACTTTGCGAATTGATTGCTTCGAATATTTTTGcggaaaaattaaagaatactACAATCACATCAAACGCGCTTTATCCAGGAACAGTAAACACACCAATTATTCATAACACAGGAGGAGTTGATGCATTCAAATACTCAAAAATGTTTGCTAAGTTTTGTTTATTCGTCGGCGGAAAA aCGCCTTATGAAGGAGCACAAACTCAAATAAACTGTGCATTATCTCGTGATTTAGATGGAGTTAGTGGAAAGTATTTCGTCGATTGTAAACCGTTTTATCAACCGAGATTAGCTCGGGATAAGGAATTTTGCAAACAGCTTTGGGATGAAAGTGAACGATTAGTTAAGTTAAAACCGGAAGAGaaaatcgaaaatgttttaagagGATAA
- the LOC111425802 gene encoding retinol dehydrogenase 12-like encodes MVVCVLGTIVLIFLLMMAFLKITSKLTMGWCTSNTCLEGKTVVITGGNSGMGFQTAMSLAGRGAKVIIGDVVNTDDSVKNIILETNNLNVRGKHLDLASLDSVRKFCKEIYEEEDRLDILINNAGVGGVPLVHTKDGIQNHMQINYFGHFLLTHLLIDLLKRTKSRIIFISSILAFIHNLSLKTLNSPTIFKREIATHLIIYGNSKLCELIASNIFAEKLKNTSITSNAVYPGIVNTPMIYNTGGADAFKYLKIFGNFVLNVAGKTPYEGAQTQINCALSRDLDGVSGEFFADCKLFYQPRLARNKEFCKQIWDESEKLVKLKPEEKIENVLNG; translated from the exons atggttgTTTGTGTATTAGGAacaattgttttaatattccTTTTAATGATggcttttttaaaaataacttctaAGCTTACGATGGGTTGGTGTACAAGTAACACTTGCTTGGAAGGAAAAACTGTTGTTATTACGGGTGGAAATTCAG GAATGGGTTTTCAAACCGCAATGAGTTTAGCCGGACGTGGTGCTAAAGTTATAATTGGAGATGTCGTTAATACCGATGATTCagtaaaaaacataattttagaAACTAACAATCTTAATGTACGAGGAAAGCATTTAGATTTAGCTTCTTTAGATTCTGTCAGAAAGTTTTGCAAAGAAATTTACGAGGAAGAAGATCGattggatattttaattaataatgcgGGTGTAGGTGGAGTTCCTTTAGTGCATACTAAAGATGGAATTCAAAATCATAtgcaaattaattattttgggCACTTTTTATTGACTCATTTATTAATTG aTTTACTTAAACGTACGAAAAgcagaattatttttattagctCGATTTTAGCATTTATTCACAATTTAAGCTTAAAAACCCTCAATAGCCcaaccatttttaaacgagaaATCGCAacacatttaataatttacggAAATAGCAAACTATGCGAATTAATTGCTTCGAACATTTTcgcagaaaaattaaaaaatacttccATCACATCAAACGCGGTTTATCCGGGCATCGTAAATACCCCAATGATTTACAACACAGGAGGGGCAGATGCatttaaatacttaaaaattttcgGGAACTTTGTTTTAAACGTAGCAGGCAAA acgCCTTATGAAGGAGCACAAACTCAAATAAACTGTGCGTTATCTCGCGATTTAGATGGAGTTAGTGGAGAGTTTTTTGCCGATTGTAAACTGTTTTATCAACCGAGATTAGCTCGAAATAAAGAGTTTTGTAAACAGATTTGGGATGAGAGTGAAAAattggttaaattaaaaccagaagaaaagatcgaaaatgttttaaatggatga